The following proteins are encoded in a genomic region of Balneola vulgaris DSM 17893:
- a CDS encoding TIGR02206 family membrane protein: MNTFFETTHLFSSYGVEHYAVLGIFLLFSVIFFQFMNPKKQDYQRKVLFAVAVILSLSQLLKIPLNIIAGSFDPAHDIPLHMCNFLPMVMMWVYYKKSQKVWAAIFFWVIIGVSQANLTPSVEFSLFHYDAIRYWLVHLMLVILALYPAMKWGWGLTLKDVRNSVLALNVVAAILYPINLALNSNYLYIMAKPPGTTFFSILPEWPIYILYLEGILVIWALFVWAVFNRIKKKG; this comes from the coding sequence TTGAATACATTTTTCGAAACTACGCACTTATTTTCTTCCTACGGTGTGGAACACTATGCCGTACTTGGAATCTTCCTCCTATTTTCGGTGATTTTTTTCCAATTCATGAATCCTAAGAAACAGGATTACCAAAGAAAGGTACTCTTCGCTGTTGCCGTAATTCTTTCCCTTTCTCAGCTATTAAAGATCCCATTAAATATAATAGCTGGTAGTTTCGATCCTGCGCATGACATCCCACTTCATATGTGCAATTTCCTACCTATGGTGATGATGTGGGTGTACTATAAGAAAAGCCAGAAAGTATGGGCGGCTATCTTCTTTTGGGTGATCATTGGCGTTTCACAAGCAAACCTGACTCCCTCTGTAGAGTTCTCATTATTTCATTACGACGCCATTCGCTATTGGCTCGTTCACCTTATGTTAGTGATACTCGCTCTTTATCCTGCCATGAAGTGGGGTTGGGGACTCACCCTTAAAGATGTTCGAAATTCCGTTCTAGCACTAAATGTAGTAGCCGCCATCTTATACCCCATTAACCTCGCTCTGAATAGTAATTATCTCTATATCATGGCTAAGCCGCCAGGCACTACCTTCTTTAGCATACTTCCTGAATGGCCAATTTATATTCTTTATCTCGAAGGAATCTTAGTGATCTGGGCTCTCTTTGTGTGGGCGGTTTTCAATCGCATTAAAAAGAAGGGATAA